The following proteins are co-located in the Alphaproteobacteria bacterium genome:
- the purQ gene encoding phosphoribosylformylglycinamidine synthase subunit PurQ: protein MKSSVIVFPGSNCDRDAAVALGRACGSPADMVWHRDTKLPATDLIVLPGGFSYGDYLRGGAIAARSPIMRDVVARAAQGVPILGICNGFQILTECGLLPGVLMRNAGLKFICRNVHVTVANTDSAFTRGYTINQVLRIPVAHNEGNYRAQESTLDRLEGENLIAFRYTTPEGAANDAGNPNGSARNIAGIFNETRSILGLMPHPERAADPYLGGTDGARLFDGLVAALAR from the coding sequence ATGAAGTCATCGGTCATCGTCTTTCCGGGGTCGAATTGCGATCGCGATGCCGCCGTGGCGCTGGGACGGGCCTGCGGCAGCCCCGCCGACATGGTATGGCACCGGGATACAAAACTGCCCGCGACCGACCTGATCGTGTTGCCCGGCGGGTTTTCCTATGGCGATTATCTGCGCGGCGGCGCGATTGCGGCCCGTTCGCCGATCATGCGCGACGTTGTCGCCAGGGCGGCGCAGGGCGTGCCTATTCTGGGCATCTGCAACGGGTTCCAGATACTCACGGAGTGCGGGTTGCTGCCCGGCGTGCTGATGCGTAATGCCGGGCTGAAATTCATCTGCCGGAACGTGCATGTGACCGTCGCCAATACCGATTCCGCATTCACGCGCGGTTATACGATCAATCAGGTGCTGCGTATTCCCGTTGCGCATAACGAAGGCAATTACCGCGCCCAGGAATCGACGCTGGACCGGCTGGAAGGCGAGAACCTGATCGCCTTCCGCTATACCACGCCGGAAGGCGCCGCAAACGATGCCGGCAACCCGAACGGTTCCGCCCGCAATATTGCCGGAATCTTCAATGAAACGCGCAGCATCCTTGGCCTGATGCCGCATCCGGAACGGGCGGCTGACCCGTATCTCGGCGGCACCGACGGCGCGCGCCTGTTCGATGGCCTTGTGGCGGCGCTGGCACGATGA
- the purS gene encoding phosphoribosylformylglycinamidine synthase subunit PurS, with translation MKVKVHITLKPGVLDPQGKAIGHALESLGFKGVGDVRQGKFIELDIAENDPGAARAQVEDMCARLLANTVIENYDIELQS, from the coding sequence GTGAAGGTTAAGGTTCATATAACTCTCAAACCAGGCGTTCTGGACCCCCAGGGCAAGGCCATAGGGCATGCGCTGGAATCGCTTGGATTCAAGGGCGTTGGCGACGTGCGCCAGGGGAAGTTCATCGAACTCGATATCGCCGAAAACGACCCCGGAGCGGCCCGCGCGCAGGTCGAGGACATGTGCGCGAGGCTGCTGGCCAATACGGTAATTGAAAATTACGACATAGAATTGCAGTCATGA
- the purC gene encoding phosphoribosylaminoimidazolesuccinocarboxamide synthase, translated as MAKRRRVYEGRAKDMYEGPEPGTLVQHFKDDASAFNNTKHGTITGKGVINNRISEFLMSRLQEIGVPNHFIRRLNMREQLVREVEIIPIGVVIRNVVAGSMAKRLGIKEGTQLPRSIAEYYWKNQELGNPLVSEEHITAFGWAMPQDIDDMLSLSLRINDFLTGLFLGVGMRLIDFKLEFGRYYDENGDMRVILADEISPDNCRLWDSTTSEKLDKDRFREDLGEAAEAYQEVARRLGVLPDGGELNGPRMVQ; from the coding sequence ATGGCCAAACGCAGACGTGTTTATGAAGGCAGGGCCAAGGACATGTATGAAGGTCCCGAACCCGGTACGCTGGTGCAGCATTTCAAGGATGATGCAAGCGCCTTCAACAATACGAAACACGGTACGATTACCGGAAAAGGCGTGATCAACAACCGGATTTCGGAATTTCTGATGTCCCGCCTGCAGGAAATCGGCGTCCCGAATCATTTCATACGACGGTTGAACATGCGCGAACAACTCGTCCGCGAAGTCGAAATCATCCCCATCGGCGTCGTGATCCGCAACGTGGTGGCCGGTTCGATGGCAAAACGACTCGGCATCAAGGAAGGGACGCAACTGCCCCGTTCGATCGCCGAATATTACTGGAAAAACCAGGAACTCGGGAATCCGCTGGTCTCCGAGGAGCATATCACGGCGTTCGGTTGGGCGATGCCGCAGGACATTGACGACATGCTGTCGCTGTCCCTGCGGATCAACGATTTCCTGACCGGCCTTTTTCTCGGCGTCGGCATGCGATTGATCGACTTCAAGCTGGAATTCGGCCGCTATTACGATGAGAATGGCGATATGCGCGTCATCCTGGCCGATGAAATTTCACCGGATAATTGCCGTCTGTGGGATAGCACGACAAGCGAAAAGCTGGACAAGGACCGTTTCCGGGAGGATCTGGGCGAGGCCGCCGAGGCCTATCAGGAAGTGGCGCGGCGGCTCGGCGTACTGCCCGACGGCGGCGAACTCAACGGACCCCGCATGGTTCAGTGA
- a CDS encoding NRDE family protein, with protein sequence MCTVVILRRPGHAWPLVLAANRDEMTGRPWLPPGRHWPDRPETVAGQDQLSGGSWLGVNDHGVVAAVLNRTGSLGPQAGKRSRGELVLEALDHADAREAAEALGEIDPHAYRSFNLVIADDREAYWLSARNGALSVELHPVPEGTSIITSQDMNEPNAPRTRTFLPKFRQAPAPEPDSGDWAAWEALMATCQEDAPPPFDDTMCIVTDRGYGTVSSSLIALPRHAPGARTIWRFAAGRPDITPFETILPEKPE encoded by the coding sequence ATGTGTACCGTCGTCATTCTCCGGCGGCCAGGTCATGCCTGGCCGCTTGTTCTTGCCGCAAACCGGGACGAAATGACCGGCCGGCCCTGGCTTCCGCCCGGAAGGCACTGGCCTGACCGACCGGAAACCGTTGCCGGACAGGACCAGCTGTCAGGCGGCAGCTGGCTGGGCGTCAACGATCACGGCGTCGTCGCCGCGGTTCTGAACCGCACCGGCTCGCTCGGCCCGCAGGCCGGAAAACGCAGCCGCGGCGAACTGGTGCTCGAGGCGCTGGACCATGCCGATGCCCGCGAGGCCGCCGAAGCGCTGGGCGAAATCGACCCGCATGCCTATCGCAGCTTCAACCTCGTCATCGCCGACGACCGGGAAGCCTACTGGCTGTCCGCGCGCAACGGCGCCCTTTCTGTCGAACTGCACCCGGTCCCTGAAGGCACTTCGATCATTACGTCACAGGATATGAACGAACCGAATGCGCCCAGAACCCGCACGTTTTTGCCGAAATTTCGCCAGGCGCCGGCCCCCGAACCGGATTCGGGAGACTGGGCAGCCTGGGAAGCCCTGATGGCCACCTGCCAGGAGGACGCGCCCCCGCCTTTCGACGACACCATGTGCATCGTCACCGACCGGGGCTACGGGACCGTATCCAGTTCGCTGATCGCCCTGCCCCGCCACGCACCCGGCGCAAGGACCATATGGCGGTTTGCCGCCGGCCGCCCGGACATCACCCCTTTCGAAACCATTCTGCCTGAAAAGCCGGAATGA
- a CDS encoding DUF1476 domain-containing protein: MTQFNDREKAFENKLKLDKELDFKVQARRNKLLGQWAATQLGLDAASSEVYAKEVVMSDFDEPGDADVLRKVQQDLAGKGVDVSEQLIRKEMDRLMRVARDQIMAETK, encoded by the coding sequence ATGACGCAGTTCAATGATCGCGAAAAGGCTTTTGAAAACAAACTGAAGCTCGACAAGGAGCTGGATTTCAAGGTCCAGGCGCGGCGCAATAAACTGCTGGGTCAGTGGGCGGCGACACAGCTTGGACTCGATGCGGCCAGTTCGGAGGTTTATGCGAAGGAAGTGGTCATGTCGGATTTCGATGAACCCGGCGACGCGGATGTCCTGCGTAAGGTCCAGCAGGATCTCGCGGGCAAGGGCGTGGACGTGTCGGAGCAACTGATCCGCAAGGAAATGGACCGCCTTATGCGGGTGGCGCGCGACCAGATCATGGCGGAGACGAAATAG
- the purB gene encoding adenylosuccinate lyase produces MIPRYSRPDMVAIWEPESKFRIWLEIEAHACDAQAKLGVVPEAAAKAVWKRGAFEIDRIDEIERETRHDVIAFLTNVAEHVGEEARFLHQGMTSSDVLDTCLAVQLARASDILLADMDALLAALKRRAEEHKYTVTIGRSHAIHAEPTTFGLKLAGHYAAFKRGRDRLVAARAEIATCAISGAVGTFANIDPSVEAHVADKMGLAVEPISTQVIPRDRHAMFFAVLGVIASSIENIAVEIRHLQRSELREAEEFFSPGQKGSSAMPHKRNPVLSENLTGLARIVRSAVTPALENVALWHERDISHSSVERMIGPDATVTLDFALARLTGMIDNMVVYPEQMERNLNQMGGLHNSQRVLLELTQAGMSREDAYRVVQRNAMEAWKEHLSFLDQLKADSEIGNYLTAETLESLFDLEYHTRHVDTIFSRVFDTA; encoded by the coding sequence ATGATTCCTCGTTACAGCCGGCCCGATATGGTGGCCATCTGGGAGCCCGAGAGTAAATTCCGGATATGGCTGGAAATCGAGGCGCATGCCTGCGATGCACAGGCGAAACTGGGAGTCGTTCCCGAAGCCGCCGCAAAGGCGGTATGGAAGCGCGGCGCCTTCGAGATCGACCGCATCGACGAGATCGAGCGCGAAACCAGGCATGACGTTATCGCTTTCCTGACCAATGTCGCGGAACATGTCGGCGAGGAAGCCCGCTTCCTGCATCAGGGCATGACGTCTTCCGACGTGCTGGATACCTGCCTTGCGGTGCAACTGGCCCGCGCCAGCGATATTCTACTGGCCGACATGGACGCCCTGCTGGCCGCGCTGAAACGCCGGGCCGAGGAGCACAAGTACACGGTCACCATCGGCCGAAGCCACGCGATCCATGCGGAACCGACGACCTTCGGCCTGAAACTGGCGGGGCATTACGCGGCCTTCAAGCGCGGCCGGGACCGGCTGGTCGCGGCGCGGGCGGAAATTGCCACCTGCGCCATATCCGGCGCCGTCGGCACCTTCGCCAATATCGACCCCTCGGTTGAAGCCCATGTCGCCGACAAGATGGGCCTCGCCGTGGAGCCGATATCGACCCAGGTCATCCCGCGCGACCGTCACGCCATGTTCTTCGCCGTACTCGGCGTGATTGCCTCTTCGATCGAAAACATCGCCGTCGAAATCCGCCACCTGCAGCGCAGCGAGTTGCGCGAAGCCGAGGAATTTTTCTCGCCCGGGCAGAAGGGCTCTTCCGCCATGCCGCACAAGCGCAATCCGGTCCTGTCGGAAAACCTGACCGGGCTGGCGCGGATCGTTCGTTCGGCGGTGACACCGGCACTGGAAAATGTCGCGCTGTGGCACGAGCGTGATATCTCCCATTCCTCGGTCGAACGCATGATCGGCCCCGACGCGACGGTAACGCTCGATTTCGCCCTCGCCCGGCTTACCGGAATGATCGACAATATGGTCGTCTACCCCGAGCAGATGGAGCGCAACCTCAACCAGATGGGCGGCCTGCACAATTCGCAGCGCGTCCTGCTGGAACTGACCCAGGCCGGCATGAGCCGCGAGGACGCCTACCGGGTCGTTCAGCGCAATGCCATGGAAGCCTGGAAAGAACACCTGTCGTTCCTCGACCAGCTCAAGGCAGATAGCGAAATCGGCAATTACCTGACAGCCGAAACCCTGGAATCCCTGTTCGACCTTGAATATCACACCAGACATGTCGATACGATCTTCAGCCGCGTTTTCGATACTGCGTAG
- a CDS encoding radical SAM protein codes for MAGVFGKPVQRLLMIAVPEIDRNHFSIDVAVQGRYPCFPPYGPGVLVRCVEAAGYTADIIDLQFEVLRKASEQAGGAFDFDVWKVPLEAKIEEFRPDVIGLSGMFENCAAEFSAIARHLKCIHPDIPIISGGVYASLMVDKVLNELPEIDFVLFNEAEQTLVHFLDAANGRDAGIGLKGVATLDPASGPVATPAAIPPALDIAPDYKDLPIADYAKYGTIGAYTFLRDAGTPSATAISRRGCRAACTFCSVRTVSGKGVRVRSGQSVVDEIQRLHENYGVRHIMWLDDDLFFDISATIAMFREIADRKLPVTWDASNGVIAAAMTHELLEAAVASGCIGFNIGVESGNAEILRNMNKPGNIRTYLRAANLLTEFPTIFTKGFLLVGYPSETVAALADTVDLAGKMDLDWYPSQIVMPMGGTPVEQMMLQQDQYGETVTKAANGKNPNKAGSFSVGVTGSVRQRELAEKKKAAPFFNPFSETPDYIPRRDQMVDVWFTVDYLINYRPIIAETRPHKLRKKKAMLDELVQRMGTEHPLAALFLGICERKLGHPELAERRHEIVSRGLAASEYWRMRFDALGINDSCTEYFAGQTGQPGPKPDRPSYSRGIL; via the coding sequence ATGGCCGGCGTCTTTGGGAAACCGGTGCAGCGCCTGCTGATGATCGCCGTTCCCGAAATCGACCGTAACCATTTCTCCATTGATGTGGCTGTCCAGGGCCGATATCCGTGCTTTCCCCCTTATGGGCCAGGTGTCCTGGTTCGCTGCGTCGAAGCCGCCGGATATACCGCCGATATCATCGACCTGCAGTTCGAAGTCCTGCGCAAGGCGTCGGAACAGGCGGGCGGCGCATTCGACTTCGATGTATGGAAGGTCCCCCTGGAAGCGAAGATAGAGGAATTCCGGCCCGATGTGATCGGGTTGAGCGGCATGTTCGAAAACTGCGCCGCCGAATTTTCCGCCATCGCGCGGCATCTGAAATGCATCCATCCGGATATTCCGATCATTTCCGGCGGCGTCTATGCATCGCTGATGGTTGACAAGGTCCTGAACGAACTTCCTGAAATCGATTTTGTCCTGTTCAACGAGGCGGAACAGACCCTGGTTCATTTCCTCGACGCCGCCAATGGCAGGGACGCCGGTATCGGCCTGAAAGGCGTCGCGACGCTCGACCCCGCCAGCGGCCCCGTCGCCACCCCGGCCGCGATTCCGCCGGCGCTCGACATCGCGCCCGACTACAAGGATTTGCCCATCGCCGATTACGCCAAATACGGCACTATCGGCGCCTATACCTTCCTGCGCGACGCCGGCACCCCGTCGGCAACCGCTATCAGCCGTCGTGGCTGCCGGGCCGCCTGCACCTTCTGCAGCGTGCGCACGGTCTCCGGCAAAGGCGTGCGGGTCCGGTCGGGACAGTCCGTCGTCGATGAAATTCAGCGCCTCCATGAGAATTACGGCGTCCGCCACATCATGTGGCTGGACGATGACCTGTTCTTCGATATCAGCGCGACGATTGCCATGTTCCGGGAAATCGCGGACCGCAAGCTTCCCGTCACCTGGGATGCCTCCAACGGCGTGATCGCCGCCGCCATGACCCATGAATTGCTGGAGGCGGCGGTTGCTTCCGGATGCATCGGCTTCAATATCGGCGTCGAATCGGGCAACGCCGAAATCCTGCGCAACATGAACAAGCCCGGCAATATCCGGACCTATCTGCGCGCCGCCAATCTGCTGACGGAATTTCCGACCATCTTCACCAAGGGCTTCCTGCTGGTCGGCTATCCGTCGGAAACTGTCGCAGCGCTTGCCGATACGGTCGATCTCGCCGGCAAGATGGATCTGGACTGGTATCCAAGCCAGATCGTCATGCCGATGGGTGGCACGCCGGTGGAGCAGATGATGCTGCAACAGGATCAGTATGGCGAAACGGTCACCAAAGCCGCAAACGGTAAAAATCCAAACAAGGCGGGCAGTTTTTCCGTCGGCGTGACCGGTTCCGTGCGCCAGCGCGAACTGGCGGAAAAGAAAAAAGCCGCCCCGTTCTTCAACCCTTTTTCAGAGACCCCCGACTACATCCCGCGGCGCGACCAGATGGTCGATGTGTGGTTCACGGTGGATTACCTCATCAACTACCGTCCGATCATCGCCGAAACGCGGCCGCACAAATTGCGCAAGAAAAAGGCGATGCTGGATGAACTGGTGCAGCGGATGGGCACCGAACATCCGCTGGCCGCACTGTTCCTCGGCATCTGCGAGCGAAAACTGGGTCATCCGGAATTAGCGGAAAGACGCCATGAAATTGTCAGCCGCGGCCTTGCGGCGTCGGAATACTGGCGCATGCGCTTCGATGCCCTGGGCATCAACGACAGTTGCACGGAATATTTCGCCGGGCAAACCGGACAGCCCGGCCCGAAGCCGGATCGGCCTTCCTACAGCCGCGGTATCCTCTAA
- a CDS encoding thiamine pyrophosphate-dependent enzyme, with amino-acid sequence MKNPELSSLTPRTATLGQIEGLANQSSPELSCELFRLICFSRAFEWRVKAEAERGNVNCLVYLSLGQESIAAGVAAALRAQKPWILGQHRAHATYLSFGGARVPLVDELLGLPGGCCGGMAGSPPIHDIANRIIGHVGLIGDQVPVAAGVALTNPGDQVICFFGDGAAEEDYVLAALGFAATRRLNILFVCEDNDLSVLTPTSVRRNWNIADVATSFGLESVEIADDPWLVSYWADRLKGRPALMNVKTCREIWHVGTGNDGPPEWDRFQLTRETMAHIGLGRNARSIEDRATAEIEELWAKRLQIQSVS; translated from the coding sequence ATGAAAAACCCCGAGCTGTCATCACTAACGCCTCGCACTGCGACGTTAGGGCAAATTGAGGGTCTGGCGAATCAATCATCCCCTGAATTGTCCTGTGAACTGTTCAGACTTATTTGCTTTTCGCGCGCATTCGAATGGCGTGTGAAGGCCGAAGCGGAACGGGGCAATGTCAATTGTTTGGTATACTTATCGCTGGGGCAGGAGAGTATCGCCGCCGGCGTCGCCGCCGCCCTGCGCGCTCAAAAGCCCTGGATCCTGGGCCAGCACCGGGCGCATGCAACCTATCTCAGTTTCGGCGGCGCGCGGGTGCCGCTCGTCGATGAATTGCTGGGCCTGCCCGGCGGATGCTGCGGCGGCATGGCCGGGTCCCCGCCCATCCACGATATCGCCAATCGAATCATCGGCCATGTGGGGCTGATCGGCGACCAGGTTCCGGTCGCCGCCGGCGTGGCGCTGACCAATCCCGGTGACCAGGTGATCTGTTTTTTCGGCGATGGCGCGGCGGAAGAGGACTATGTGCTTGCCGCTCTCGGATTCGCGGCCACCCGGCGGCTGAATATCCTGTTCGTCTGCGAGGATAACGACCTTTCGGTGCTGACGCCGACTTCTGTCCGGCGCAACTGGAATATTGCCGATGTCGCAACGTCGTTCGGGCTCGAATCCGTCGAGATCGCGGACGATCCCTGGCTGGTTTCATACTGGGCGGATCGGCTGAAGGGCCGGCCGGCGCTGATGAATGTCAAGACCTGCCGCGAAATCTGGCATGTCGGTACCGGCAATGACGGTCCGCCGGAATGGGACAGGTTTCAGCTGACGAGGGAAACCATGGCGCATATCGGGCTTGGCCGCAATGCGCGGAGCATTGAAGACAGAGCTACCGCAGAAATCGAGGAATTATGGGCGAAACGGTTGCAGATACAATCCGTGAGCTGA
- a CDS encoding transketolase C-terminal domain-containing protein, with protein MGETVADTIRELTRRHIAENNGLVLGQCLSAVGWVQNTVPEQEAGIEELPMTDTAGAGIAVGAALTGRRPIFILRFQSLVWLNASPLVNHAARVKAIFGYGCPLFIRASGDEGHSMGPVHSGAHHAPFMYVPGLTVVAPMTPGEYRDIWAHFMAHDDPLFVSEHRLSYNNTEELPDRIEDGADITLFAASASRFSLAEAAARLREDGIRVNIVHLVWLKPLNVPEAALAALRASGNGLVLDSGFEICGASRSIAYELTHLTGVRVHALALEDRPSGVAKRLENLSPQPERIVKEVRNILAE; from the coding sequence ATGGGCGAAACGGTTGCAGATACAATCCGTGAGCTGACGCGACGGCATATCGCTGAAAATAACGGTCTTGTCCTCGGTCAGTGCCTGTCGGCGGTCGGCTGGGTTCAGAATACCGTGCCGGAACAGGAAGCGGGTATCGAGGAACTGCCGATGACCGATACCGCCGGCGCGGGGATCGCGGTGGGAGCCGCGTTGACCGGGCGCAGGCCGATTTTCATCCTCCGGTTCCAGAGTCTGGTATGGCTGAACGCCAGTCCGCTCGTGAATCATGCCGCCCGTGTGAAAGCCATTTTCGGCTATGGTTGCCCGCTGTTCATCAGGGCTTCCGGCGATGAGGGGCATTCCATGGGCCCGGTGCATTCGGGCGCCCACCACGCGCCATTCATGTATGTTCCCGGATTGACCGTTGTCGCGCCCATGACTCCGGGAGAATACCGGGATATCTGGGCGCATTTCATGGCCCATGACGATCCCCTGTTCGTCAGCGAACACCGGCTCAGCTACAACAATACCGAGGAACTGCCGGACCGGATCGAGGATGGCGCCGATATCACCCTGTTTGCCGCCTCCGCGAGCCGGTTTTCCCTCGCGGAAGCGGCGGCGCGGCTGCGGGAGGATGGCATTCGGGTCAACATCGTCCATCTGGTCTGGCTGAAGCCGCTGAACGTGCCGGAAGCCGCCCTTGCCGCGCTGCGCGCCAGCGGCAATGGTCTGGTCCTCGATTCCGGGTTCGAAATCTGCGGTGCATCGCGCTCCATCGCCTATGAACTGACCCATCTGACAGGCGTCAGGGTCCACGCCCTCGCATTGGAAGACCGCCCGTCCGGGGTTGCAAAAAGGCTGGAGAACCTGTCGCCCCAGCCGGAACGAATTGTAAAGGAAGTCAGGAATATACTCGCTGAATGA
- a CDS encoding radical SAM protein → MNVLTDIDVVMVTPPSRLAVYQGLSNDLAAIEPPVWSGLIAAYLQQRNYKVVMLDAEARGLNHADTAAEIAALKPGLAVFCIYGQQPSASTQCMPGGSITCARLNEIAGIPSLALGTHPSALPRRTLEEEPFSFVCQGEGPRTVEALIRVLRDGGDLANVPGLWYRDEAGAIHGNRPAANIADLDSELPRQAWDLLDMTQYRAHNWHCFHDLGSRGSYASIQTSLGCPFRCEFCCINTPFGGNGVRNWSPENVVAQIDELVTRYGVRNIKIPDEMFILNRRHVAGICDVLIERDYGLNIWAYARIDTLRESMLAKLKAAGFNWLGLGIESASSSVRDGMAKGSFTDDNIRDVVRMVRDHGIAVGANYIFGLPDDTMDSMNETLALAIELNTEWANFYCAMAYPGSPLYEEARANKWPLPDDPGGPGWIGYSQLGYDAMPLPTMALSARQVLEFRDHAFDRYFTNPAYLAMLEDKFGSEAVGHVKQMTAHRLKRRLLETPAA, encoded by the coding sequence ATGAATGTATTGACTGACATCGATGTCGTCATGGTGACGCCGCCCAGCAGGCTCGCGGTGTATCAGGGCCTGTCGAACGACCTGGCGGCCATCGAGCCGCCGGTCTGGTCGGGCTTGATCGCGGCGTACCTGCAACAGAGGAATTACAAGGTCGTCATGCTGGATGCGGAAGCCAGGGGGCTGAACCATGCGGACACGGCGGCAGAGATCGCCGCGTTGAAACCAGGGCTGGCGGTGTTCTGCATCTACGGGCAGCAGCCCTCGGCATCGACCCAGTGCATGCCGGGCGGCTCCATCACCTGCGCGCGCCTCAATGAAATTGCCGGCATCCCGAGCCTTGCGTTGGGAACCCATCCATCGGCGCTGCCGCGGCGTACGTTGGAGGAGGAACCGTTTTCCTTCGTCTGTCAGGGCGAGGGGCCGCGCACGGTGGAGGCCCTGATCCGGGTGCTCCGGGACGGCGGCGACCTCGCGAACGTGCCGGGTCTGTGGTACCGGGATGAAGCGGGGGCCATACACGGCAACAGGCCGGCGGCGAATATCGCGGATCTGGACAGTGAACTGCCGCGCCAGGCTTGGGACCTGCTGGATATGACGCAGTACCGGGCGCACAACTGGCATTGCTTCCATGACCTGGGCAGCCGCGGCAGCTACGCGTCGATCCAGACGAGCCTTGGATGCCCCTTTCGCTGCGAATTCTGTTGTATCAACACGCCGTTTGGCGGCAACGGCGTCCGGAACTGGAGTCCCGAAAACGTCGTCGCGCAGATCGACGAACTGGTCACCCGCTACGGGGTAAGGAACATCAAGATTCCCGACGAAATGTTCATCCTGAACCGGCGGCATGTGGCGGGAATCTGCGATGTCCTGATCGAACGCGATTACGGCCTCAATATCTGGGCCTATGCGCGGATCGACACGTTGCGGGAATCGATGCTGGCGAAGCTGAAAGCGGCGGGCTTCAACTGGCTGGGGCTGGGCATCGAGTCCGCCAGTTCCTCCGTCCGTGACGGCATGGCCAAGGGAAGTTTTACCGATGACAATATCCGCGACGTTGTCCGCATGGTCCGCGATCACGGAATCGCGGTCGGCGCGAATTACATCTTCGGCCTGCCCGACGATACAATGGACAGCATGAACGAAACGCTGGCGCTGGCGATCGAGCTGAATACGGAATGGGCCAATTTCTATTGCGCGATGGCGTATCCGGGCTCCCCGCTTTACGAGGAAGCGAGGGCGAATAAATGGCCGCTTCCCGACGATCCGGGTGGGCCGGGCTGGATCGGTTATTCGCAGCTCGGTTACGACGCGATGCCGTTGCCGACCATGGCGCTAAGCGCCCGTCAGGTTCTTGAATTCCGCGACCATGCCTTCGACCGGTACTTCACCAACCCGGCCTATCTGGCCATGCTGGAAGACAAATTCGGCTCCGAGGCGGTCGGCCACGTCAAACAGATGACGGCGCATCGGCTGAAACGGCGCCTGCTCGAGACGCCGGCTGCCTGA